Genomic window (Methanosphaera sp.):
ATCATCTACTGATTCATTTTCCATTTTTGTAAAACGTTTTAATACCATATATATTCACCAATTATATAAATTCTATATAAATTGTTTATATACCCACATAATTATTTTAAAAAATTGTATTAAATTCATATGAATATTTTATTCATAAGTTAATACTTACAGTTAATACTATTATCATATAGAATATAAAAAGGTTTATATTTCGTCGAAAAATCGAATTTTTAAAATAAGTCTTTAATTTTAAAATAAAGTAATTTTAGTACTATTTTTATGAATTAACTACATTTTAACATCTTTTTTTATAAAATAAGTTTAATTTAGTTTTAATTACTTATGTAATAAATTTTAATTAAAAATAAAAATTGTTTTAAAAGTATACAAGTAAATTAGAAATAATTTTTAGAAATATTGCAAAGTAATATTTTGTTTAACAAAAATGAACCAAAGTTTATTAAAAAGTAATACTTTTGGCTATATTACATGAGTTAATTTTAGGAGTTTATCTGATTATTCTAAAAAAAAATAAAAAAATAGAATAGGGTTGAAAAATTTCATTTTCCGTATTTAAAAAAAAATAATAAAAAAAATATAACAAATAAGATGAATCAGTTCATCTATGGATGAAATCTGCTCACCTTACTTTAAACTTTTATGGTATCTTTCTGGTATTATTGCGTTTAACTACTTAGGAGTATGCTGCTACGTATTCGCCTACAATGTCAGCATATTCATTTCTGATGTCTTCCCATGTTTTACCATCGTCTACGATAGCATCTGCAAGTTTAGGTACGTGGTATGCTTCTACACCGTAGAATGTTTGTGGTGATTCTTCTACGAAGTCACGACGTACAGCTCCTCCACCACATCCAACAGGTGTGTCGAGTCCTGCTTCTTGCATTAATGCTACGATTTTACCGAATGCTGTCATGGTTGTTGTCATTAAAGCTGTTGCTGTTACAAGTGCTGGTTTGTTTTCTTCAACTGCTTTTACAACATCTGCGTTAGGTACGTCACGACCAAGGTCTACTGCTTCGTATCCGTTTGCGTTTAAGAACATAACAATAAGGTTTTTACCGATGTCGTGAGGGTCACCTTCTACTGCACAACTTACTACTGTTGCTTTGGAGTCTGCTTTGTGTCCAAGTTTTGCTTCACAAAGAGCTACTCCACTCATCATTGCATCTCCTGCAAGCATGAGATCAGGTAAGAAGAATTCACCTTTGGTGTATAATGCACTTACACCATCCATACCTTTCATTAAAGCGTTGTTAATGAGGTCGATTGGGTCTTCTCCAGCATCGAGTGCTGCTGCTACTTTAGCATCACAATCATCTTTATCTCCGTAAAGTACTGCTAATGCTAAGTCTCTTTTTACTCCTTCTTCTTGAGGTAAGATTTCTACAACTTCTGGGTCGTCTTCAGGTTTGAGAGCTGGACCTTCTATTTTTACGTTGTATCTTATTGCAATTTTTTCATAATCTGTTACTTTATCAAATAATTCTACTAATGACATTTATACGCACATCCTTTTTAATTTTTTAATTTTCCTTAACTACACTCCACCTTATAATTCGTATTGTGATGGGTCGTGTTCTTTTACTTTTCTTCCGTAACGTTTGATACAAGTTTTTACGAATTTATCTTGATCTTCTGGTAATTGTTCGTATGTTTTTTGTGTTGAATCAAGAGTGTCTCTTTCGAATCTTGTAAGTAAGATACGTTTTTCTTCAACTGCTTCGTTGATTAATTCACAAGCTTTAAGTGCTGCTGCACGTGATCTAAGGTAGATGTCTTCTCCTTCTGCTGTGATTGCTTCACCGATTTTGTAAGCGTTATCGTATGCGAGGATTACTCCTTGAGGGTCTCGGTATTTATCTGCTAATACGTATGTGTCTCTTAAGTCTTTGTTTGTACCGATTTGGGTAGCTGTGTTCATTAAAGCACATTCGTATCCGAGTGATTGTAACCATACACCAGGGGTTGCTCCACCCATTTCTTCTCTGTTGTATACAGATTCGTTACTCCATACATCACATACTGCTGCTGTTAAGTTACCCATAAGGTCTGAGTGAGCACATGTTGCTGTTTTACCTTCTGCACAGATAGGTACTGATGCAATTGATTTTACAATAGGGTTTTCGTATCCACAGTCTTTTGTAGGTCCTGTTGCTCCACATTCAATAGCTACAAGGCTTCTTGCTCCTGCAATTGCTCTTGCTACTGCTGCGATTGTGTGTGATACGTTTTTGGATGTTAATCCACCTGCAAGGAACATTGCAGTGTTTGCTTGTGCACAGTCTGTATCTCCACCAGGGGTGATGTTGTTTTTGTTTGCTATGTCAACAATTTTTGTCCACATGTATTCCATATCGATTGATCCTAATACACCGATACCGTATAAGATTGCTCTTACATCTCCTCTTGATATACCGTAGTCTGATACTACTTTACCACCGATTGTTTCTACACATAACATGGATGCTCCGTTTTCTGCACATGCTTCGAATGATTCATCCATTGCAACGTCTAAGTCTGATCCTCTTAGACCGTTTTCTTCTTCTCTCATATCTGCTACTGTAGACATTAAAGATACTGCTGTTCCGAATTTGTCGTGTAATTCTTCGAGTTGTTCCCATTGAACTGCTGTGGTTCTTGCGGAAGCTTCTTTACTAATGGATTGTTGCTGTACGTGTTCTTGTTCTATTTGTACTGCTGGTAATCCAATTGCTGCTGCACGTTCACATGCTGCAAATGCAATGTTTTTACATGTTGCTACTAATCCATCTACACTTGTTTCGGATCCTTCTGCTGGTGCTACTTTGATGTTAGGAATAACTACTCCGTCACCAACAACTTGATCTAATCCCATATGTACTGGGTTTTTAGTTTGTCCGAATACCATATCGTCTACGTTTTCTGTTTCCATTTTTGTATAATATTTTCTTGACATATAATTTCACCACTTAAATTTAGTTTTTTTGATAAATCTTATACCCACATAGTTATTATTTTAGCCCTTTTAGTATATAATATAATACCCTATTTTTTTTAATAATTCTTTATTTTCATTAAAGTAAATTGAAAATTTATTGAAAAGTTAAGTTTAATTAACAATTTTTAAACTAAATATAATCAAATAATTTAAAATTAAACTTAATTATTTGACTTTTTTTTATTAAATTATTTGATTTTTATTAATATTTACTAAAAATAAGCTTTTTTAAGGCTTTATTTTTAATTTTAAGAGATATTTAAAAAATCATACTTTAAAATTACTTCTTATTTTTTAGAAAATATTGCACACTAATTTAGTATTATGTAAAACAAAATAATCCAAAGGGCAAAATAATCCAAATAGAAAAATGATCCAAAAGGAAATTCAAAATCACAAAAAAAATATCAAAAAAAAAGTTCCATAAAATTTTCATAAAAAAATATGAAAAAAATCAGCTATAACTAAAATACATTTTATAATAAAAAAAAATAACATGGCAAAATTTTATATAATAAAATTATATATTTTATAACATAACTTTAAAATAATTTCAAGAGGCGATAAAAACGACTAAACAACCAGAAGAGGTACTTCAAGAAGTTATTGATACAATAAATCCTCTAAGAGGAGTATTACATGTAGGTGTAATAAACGATGAACTTCGTAAAGGTATCACAAAACTTGAAATGGAAAAAGCTGGAGAACTAATTCCAGTTATAAACATGGGTGTTCATGAATCATTAAATCGTGACTATACAGTTGTAATTATAAAAAATGCTTCATTTAGACCACCTCCAACTGCAACAGTACAACTAGTAGATAACAAAGGTAACCTATTAGGAGAAGAAATAGTAAATCCTGATCAGAAAAAGAAATATAAAGAAGAAGAAGCTAACTTCATAAATCCTGATTTTGTTCTAATTAAAGATCAATCAGAAATTGAAGAAGATCTCAAAGCTGAAAATCTTGAAAAAAATCCTACAAAACAAGCATTTGTTCTTCCACCAGTACAATTTATTGAAGTTGAAGAACTTGAAGATACATGTGATGTAGTATCAAGCAGTCCAGATCCACTGGCTGATTTATTCCTTAAAACCTACTTTGAATTTGAAGATGATCCAAAACTTGCATCAATACTAGTAGGTTTCAACGTGAAAAAAGACGAATAGAATATAGGTAATTGATAATTTACCTACTTTCTTTTATTTTTTTTAATAGTTAATATATCAACTCCATAAATAATTAAATCTATTTTTAAAATTTGAAATTTAAAAACATAAACTTCCAGCAAATATGCTAATTTTAACTAAAATTCTATGAAAAAGAGTGTATAATTTCTACAAAAAAGAGTCAATAAAATTTCTAAAGAAAAATTATATTACTAAAAATTATCCTAAAAAAAGAGTATTTATTTTTATTTTATCTATGGATGGTTAGAAAAAATTATCTATGGATGGTTAGAAAAAATAAGTAGAAAAGAGATTTCTACTTATGAAATGAAATCTACTTATATTCCGTAGTATTCGTTTCTTGCTTCAACAAATGCTTGTATGTTTGCTAAAGGTGATTTAGGTGCAATACCACAACTTGGTGCTAATACGTTTGTACCTTTTTCGAGTGCTGCTTTTACTTCAGCTTTTACTTCATCTGTTGGTTTACTGAATAATGTTTGACTTGTTGAGATGTTACCAACCATTACAGTGTCTGCTCCGATTTGTTCTCTTAATTCTTGTGCTTCTTCCATGTCAACTGCTTCTTCTACTGAAGCTCCGCTGAAACCACAGTCGAGCATACCTTCAAGAATAGGTTTTGAGTTACCACAGATGTGGATAATACTTTCCATTTCCATTTCTGCTGATAAGTCTTCTAATGCAGGTAATGCAAATTCATTGAAGTCGTTAGGATCTAATAATTCAGGGGATGATGTAGGGTCTGCTACACAAATTACATCTACTCCACTGTCATTAAATGCTTCTACTAATTCGATTTGTGCTTCTAAAGCTACATCTACTGCATCTTCTACAATGAAACTGTCTGTTTTTAACATTTTTACTAAGTCTTCTACTCCTAAGAGGTGACCTGTTAATGTGAAAGGACCTGCCATACCTACTACTACAGGTACTTCAGGGTATTCATTTTTTAAGATTTCGATAGCTTCTAAGATTACAGGAAGTCTTCCTTGGTTTACGAAGTCATCAGGTACTTCTAAATCTTCTGGGTCACCGTCACCGTGTGATTTGAGTGTTGGTGTGTTTTCCATGTCACCTAAATCTACTTTACAACCGAATGCTTCTGCTTCTGCTGTTAAATCGAAAGGAATTCTAGCACATTCTAAACCTGCTTGTTCGTGTAATGCAATACCTAATTTAGCCATTTGTTCTGCATCTGTGTGTGCTTCTGGCCAGGATACTCCAGCTGCTGGGAAAGCTTCTTCTACAGCTGCTGCTGTTGCACTTATTGCTGGTACTACGTCTACTTCTTCGCCGTTTAATGCTGCTTTTAAATTATCTATAAGATCCATTTGTTCACCTTTTATAATAATATAATATATTATCTGAGTTATGTACAATTATAACTCAAAAATTTTCAATGTTTATATATAACATTTTTTTTTGTTTTTCAATATTTCTACAAAGACTATATTATAATAGCTTAGATAGAATTAACAAAATTGCATCATCTCTTTTTATTATAAGGATTATAATAAAAAAATAATTACATTATTAGTTAAAAGAAATAGTTTTATTATTGTGAGTATAAGACTATTCAATTTACTACATAAATGCTTAAGCAATTTGTTATTAAATTATATTATTGTTTACATTATATTTATATATTTATACTATACTCTAACCTATAACAAATAAAAGACATAGGATGCTTATTTTAGCCTAGTATATATTTAATATAGAGTATTTTTTTAAAAAAATACATATAAATTATAAAAATTAACTATTCTATCAAATTTTACTTAATATTAAGTCTTACCTAAATTTAATAATTAAGTTATGAATCCTTTTTTTATAAAAAAAATTTCTAAATAAAGTTTTTTTTATTAAGAAAATAATTTTTCTAATATTAATTATATTTTATGAAAAAAAGGGTTTGAAGATTACAATAATATTTTATACCCCAAAAAAAGTCATGTACTATATTTATACTAATTTCAATTTTTATTAATAATTCATACTATGTTATTTTTAATATATTCAACATCTTTATATAGTATATATTCATATAAAGAAATTCTATAGAATTTTATCATAACCACCATAATTTTATGAAATTATCATGGTATAATAAAAATTATCATGACATAAAACTTATTATCATTACATTTATTATTATATCATACATCTTTAAATTATATCATAACTTGCTAATTTTATTTTATATCATAAATAATTATACAATTAGATTTTATATTATATATCCTTAATTTTTTTATCTTTTCAAACTACTTGCTCTTTATATAGAACATAGAATATACTATTAACTAGAAAGTTAACAGGATAGTTAGAAAAAAACATTAAATTGTTTTTAAATCCGAAATAAAGCAAGAAATGTTTTTAATTACCTAAAATAAAAATTTTAAGCAAAAATCAAATCAATTTTAATTGTCCTGTTGAGTTTCGCTATATCTTAAAAACTTAATAGGAGAAATCAAAATGGATCTAATTGAAAACTTAGAAAATGCATTCGCAGGAAAAGAAGTAGAAAAAGTACCAGCTGCAAGTATTGTATCTGTAGCATTAGTTGAAGGAATGGAAAAAAGTGGTTGTGGATTCCCAATTTCACACGTTGACCCAGAAAAAATGTTAGGCTTAGGAGAAAGTGCACACAGATATGCAGGAATTGAAAGTATTAACCTTCCATTCGATTTAGCAATTGAATCTGAAGCACTTGGATGTGAAGTTGACCTAAGAGAAGGAAACGAACACATCCCTGAAATTACAGCATCACCATTTTTTGATGACATTACAAGTGTAGAAGTAAACGATGACTTCCTAAGTAGTGGAAGAATTCCAGTAGTTGCAAAAGCATGTGAACTTGGACGTGAAAAATATCCAGACGTACCTCTTATAGGTGGACAAATTGGACCATTCACATTACTTGGACAAGTAGTAGGTATTGAATACTTAATGAAATGTCTTGCAACAGACCCTGAAGCTGTAAAAGAAGGAACAAATGTAATGGCTGATGCAGTAATAGAAATTGTAGAAGCATACAATGACATAGGAATACAGGGAGATTGTATGTATGAACCATCTGTAGCAGCAGACTTACTACCACCTGAAATGTTTGATGAAATTGTATCAAGACCACTTAAACGTATATCTAAAGCTGCAGACTTCAACATAGTATTACACGTATGTGGAGATACAACACCTATCCTTAAACATACATTAAATCTTGGCTACAACGGATTCTCATTTGAAGATTCTGTAAATGCTAAAGAAGCAAACCAAATCAAATACGACCTTAAAAGTGACACCCAACTTGTAGGAAACGTAGCAACAGACACACTCTTTAAAGGTGACCTTGAAGGAGTAAGAGCAGAAACATTTAAAGCATTAGATCGTGGAATTGACATACTAGGTTCATCCTGTTGTGTACCACCTGGAACACCACTTAAAGCAATGGAAGCAATGGTAAAAGCAAGAGATGAATACTATGAAAAAGGTATGGATATTACCAGAGAAAGAAACGAAGAAGCACTATCCTGGGAACCAGACTACAAAGAAATGATTCCACCTGTTGCAAACTTCCACCAAATGCCAAAACTTAAAAAAACACTCAAATTATAAAATAATCTCACATAATTAAAAAAGGGAAGAAAACCTCAAATAGTTAGTAAAATTCTAAAAAAAGGGAAAAAGTTTAAAACTGGGGGAAAATAACCTCTCCCCCATTATTTTAGGCAATTAAAAACAAAAATTTTATACCATATATATTAAACACATCTATATATAATAAAATCTGTATCTGTAATATAACAGGAAATCTATCTGTAAATAAAAAAAAGTTGTAATCTATATAAAATAAATCTTAAAATTAGGGGAATTTATATCTTTTTAAAATAGTTATAAAAATGTAAACTATTAAATAATCCTAAGATAGTTTACATTAATAACTTAAATTTTTTTGTATAACAATCAAATATATTATCTATTTTTTTGAAATAATTTTCATCATCTGATATTAACATTGTTGCATCATCATATGAATCATCCATATAAAATAGTGATAATGAATAAAACTTATCAGTTGCAGTTAAAAACATGTTAATTTCATTGTCATAATCAATCCATACTCTTACATATCCATCCTCACAAGCCTTGAGAAAATCATCTGCAATATCACTTTCAACTATTGCATCATACACTATTTTTGATGTTATAAGATCCATCAGTCCATTATTTTCATAGATTGCATCAAGAAATGTTTCAAGATGGAACAATGAAAATATTGGAAGAACAACTCTAAATCTACTTGCTGATCCACAACGTCTTAGAAGTGTATTCATTGGCTTATTATATACAAGACCTGATGATTTTACAAGTTCTGCATTTTTCCATATGTTAATGTTTCGAATAAATCTAAATGGTATATTTACAAGAGAATGTGTTTCCCAGAATTCCTCATGTTTTGATACACAAAAGAAGTTTTCAAAGAATTGATTTGTATTACGTATTACAAGATTTCCCACAGATGTTAGAGAATACTTTTTAGCCTTTTTTTGCACAAATTTTGCTTCTTCAAGTTCTTTTAGTGTACGCAGTAGATTAGTTTTCTGAATATTTAGTTTTTCATTAAGTTCCTCTGATGTTTTATCTCCACGCATTAGTGCATAGAGTATTTCAAGTCTTAACTCTGATCTACATACATAATCTATATGATCATAGGAATCTGAAATTAAATTTTCAATATTTTCAAATGACACCTAAATCACCCACTCCATATCCTCATCATATTCTTCCTCATCATCATCTGCTTGTGCTATGCAACGTTCATCAAGTTCTTCATCTTCTTCTTGACTTAGTTTTTCAAGAATTAAATGTTGCATTGATACATATTTCTTATCATCATTTCTTTCAAATTCCTTAAATAGGTTGTATCCCCAGTTTATTGCTGTTTGATCTGTTGATATAAAACATGAATTTTTATCTATTACTCCTTCTATTCTGTGGAAGCTTAGCACTATTTCTTTTTCAGATACTACCATTGCTATTTTTGGTTCATAGTCTAGTCTTTTTATATTAAAGTATTTATTTCGTATTTCATCATGTTGTTGGTAGTTCATTGCACATTTTTGTATGTATTTTGCAACTTCCTTGTAAACCATTAAGTTTAGTCCTGTTTCTTGTTCCATTACAGCTGAAATTATTCTTTTACACTCAGGATGTAGATATGAACATATTGCACATACTCGTCCTTGTCGTGTCATTGCCCTTTTATATGTATCTGTTGCCTTGAAGGGATTTAATCTATCTGATTGTATTAGTTCTACATTTCTCATTACAGGAAGTTCTGCAAATGCTTCTTGTGGTAGTGCTTTCATATCATGATCATTTAGGAAATCTTCATATTCATTTAGGAATTTTAGATTTTCATTTAATGATAGAATATTTATTAGTTTGATTCTTGTTGATGTTTTAAGATAGTATTTATCTTGTTTTTTTATTACATATCCTTTCTCATCAAGCTTGTTTATATTTGATGTTACAGATGAATAGTTAGTATTTGTTTTTTCCTTGATTTCTTTTACTGATGCTCCTTTTTCATAGAGACAGATTAATATCTTTATTCTAACTAGGGAATTGGTTAGAAATGAGATTTCATCTTTTATCTCATGATATTCATCTCTTTTCAAGTCCATTTTTTTATACCACCTAATGATAGTTACGTTGTATGTGGGTATTGTTAATATTATGATTTATTTTTTAAATTTATAAATAGTATAGTTAAATAATACAGCTAAATAATAATTGTAATACTTATTTTAAGATTAGTTGAAATATATTTATTGTAATTTGAATATTAATGTAAAAAATTAAACAAACTTGAAAATAAAAATAAGATGTAATTTAATAAATTTCATATTGAATTTTAATAATTCCATAACATGAAAACCATAACTTTGAATATATAATATCTGAAAATATATTAATTTATTTAAATAAATAATAAACATATAAAGATAATCTATTAATAATTAAAAGATTTATTCATTTTAAATTATTTTTTTACTAAAGGTGAACATCAAATGAAAATAATAGAAAAAGTCGAAGCAATAAAACAACAAGAACTAAAAGCTACAGAAAATCTAGAAACGATGTATAATACCATAGAAGAAAAAAACGATGATATTAATGCATTTGTTGAAGTAGACATAGAAAGAGCAAGAAAAACAGCAGCAGAAGTTGATGAAAAAATAAAAAACAATGAAAAAGTAGGAAAACTTGCAGGACTTGTTATAGGAATTAAATGTAACATAAATGTTGCAGACTACACAATATCTGCAGCATCACCAACACTAAAAGATTACATTGGAAGTTACAATGCAACAGTAATTAACAGAATTATGGCAGAAGATGGTGTAATTGTAGGACTTACAAACATGGATGAATTTGCAGCAGGAAGTTCAACTGAAACATCAATGTATGGACCTACAAACAACCCTAAAGCACCAGGTCATATTCCAGGAGGATCAAGTGGAGGATCAGCAGCAGCAATAGCAGCAGATATGTGTGATATTACACTAGGATCAGATACTGGTGGATCAATAAGAAACCCAGCATCACACTGTGGAGTAATGGGATTTAAACCTACATATGGTATGGTATCAAGACAAGGACTACTTGACCTTGCAATGAGTCTTGACCAGATAGGAGCATTTGGTAATGATACATCAGCAATAGCATTAATGCTTGATACAATTGTAGGATATGATCCATGTGACTGTACAACATTTAAAAAACCAACAACAGAATTCATAGATGATATTAACACAACATCACTTGAAAATACAACAGTTGGAGTTGTAAATGAATTTACAGAAGTAACAGATGATAAAATCAATGCAGTTGTAAACAAACAGATAGATAACATGATTGATCTTGGAGCAGAAATTAAGGAGTTATCATTTAATGATGTATCTCTTGGTCTTCCAACATACTACCTTATCAACTATGTAGAATTCTTCTCAGCAACAAGAAAATATGATGGTCGTGAATATGGAGAAAGAATTGAAGAAGTATGTGGTGATGAAGTAGCAAGAAGACTT
Coding sequences:
- the mtaC gene encoding methanol--corrinoid protein MtaC, with the translated sequence MSLVELFDKVTDYEKIAIRYNVKIEGPALKPEDDPEVVEILPQEEGVKRDLALAVLYGDKDDCDAKVAAALDAGEDPIDLINNALMKGMDGVSALYTKGEFFLPDLMLAGDAMMSGVALCEAKLGHKADSKATVVSCAVEGDPHDIGKNLIVMFLNANGYEAVDLGRDVPNADVVKAVEENKPALVTATALMTTTMTAFGKIVALMQEAGLDTPVGCGGGAVRRDFVEESPQTFYGVEAYHVPKLADAIVDDGKTWEDIRNEYADIVGEYVAAYS
- the mtaB gene encoding methanol--corrinoid protein co-methyltransferase MtaB, whose translation is MSRKYYTKMETENVDDMVFGQTKNPVHMGLDQVVGDGVVIPNIKVAPAEGSETSVDGLVATCKNIAFAACERAAAIGLPAVQIEQEHVQQQSISKEASARTTAVQWEQLEELHDKFGTAVSLMSTVADMREEENGLRGSDLDVAMDESFEACAENGASMLCVETIGGKVVSDYGISRGDVRAILYGIGVLGSIDMEYMWTKIVDIANKNNITPGGDTDCAQANTAMFLAGGLTSKNVSHTIAAVARAIAGARSLVAIECGATGPTKDCGYENPIVKSIASVPICAEGKTATCAHSDLMGNLTAAVCDVWSNESVYNREEMGGATPGVWLQSLGYECALMNTATQIGTNKDLRDTYVLADKYRDPQGVILAYDNAYKIGEAITAEGEDIYLRSRAAALKACELINEAVEEKRILLTRFERDTLDSTQKTYEQLPEDQDKFVKTCIKRYGRKVKEHDPSQYEL
- the mtaA gene encoding methylcobamide:CoM methyltransferase MtaA, which encodes MDLIDNLKAALNGEEVDVVPAISATAAAVEEAFPAAGVSWPEAHTDAEQMAKLGIALHEQAGLECARIPFDLTAEAEAFGCKVDLGDMENTPTLKSHGDGDPEDLEVPDDFVNQGRLPVILEAIEILKNEYPEVPVVVGMAGPFTLTGHLLGVEDLVKMLKTDSFIVEDAVDVALEAQIELVEAFNDSGVDVICVADPTSSPELLDPNDFNEFALPALEDLSAEMEMESIIHICGNSKPILEGMLDCGFSGASVEEAVDMEEAQELREQIGADTVMVGNISTSQTLFSKPTDEVKAEVKAALEKGTNVLAPSCGIAPKSPLANIQAFVEARNEYYGI
- a CDS encoding uroporphyrinogen decarboxylase family protein, with protein sequence MDLIENLENAFAGKEVEKVPAASIVSVALVEGMEKSGCGFPISHVDPEKMLGLGESAHRYAGIESINLPFDLAIESEALGCEVDLREGNEHIPEITASPFFDDITSVEVNDDFLSSGRIPVVAKACELGREKYPDVPLIGGQIGPFTLLGQVVGIEYLMKCLATDPEAVKEGTNVMADAVIEIVEAYNDIGIQGDCMYEPSVAADLLPPEMFDEIVSRPLKRISKAADFNIVLHVCGDTTPILKHTLNLGYNGFSFEDSVNAKEANQIKYDLKSDTQLVGNVATDTLFKGDLEGVRAETFKALDRGIDILGSSCCVPPGTPLKAMEAMVKARDEYYEKGMDITRERNEEALSWEPDYKEMIPPVANFHQMPKLKKTLKL
- a CDS encoding ArsR family transcriptional regulator, with the protein product MSFENIENLISDSYDHIDYVCRSELRLEILYALMRGDKTSEELNEKLNIQKTNLLRTLKELEEAKFVQKKAKKYSLTSVGNLVIRNTNQFFENFFCVSKHEEFWETHSLVNIPFRFIRNINIWKNAELVKSSGLVYNKPMNTLLRRCGSASRFRVVLPIFSLFHLETFLDAIYENNGLMDLITSKIVYDAIVESDIADDFLKACEDGYVRVWIDYDNEINMFLTATDKFYSLSLFYMDDSYDDATMLISDDENYFKKIDNIFDCYTKKFKLLM
- a CDS encoding transcriptional regulator FilR1 domain-containing protein, producing the protein MDLKRDEYHEIKDEISFLTNSLVRIKILICLYEKGASVKEIKEKTNTNYSSVTSNINKLDEKGYVIKKQDKYYLKTSTRIKLINILSLNENLKFLNEYEDFLNDHDMKALPQEAFAELPVMRNVELIQSDRLNPFKATDTYKRAMTRQGRVCAICSYLHPECKRIISAVMEQETGLNLMVYKEVAKYIQKCAMNYQQHDEIRNKYFNIKRLDYEPKIAMVVSEKEIVLSFHRIEGVIDKNSCFISTDQTAINWGYNLFKEFERNDDKKYVSMQHLILEKLSQEEDEELDERCIAQADDDEEEYDEDMEWVI
- the gatA gene encoding Asp-tRNA(Asn)/Glu-tRNA(Gln) amidotransferase subunit GatA, producing MKIIEKVEAIKQQELKATENLETMYNTIEEKNDDINAFVEVDIERARKTAAEVDEKIKNNEKVGKLAGLVIGIKCNINVADYTISAASPTLKDYIGSYNATVINRIMAEDGVIVGLTNMDEFAAGSSTETSMYGPTNNPKAPGHIPGGSSGGSAAAIAADMCDITLGSDTGGSIRNPASHCGVMGFKPTYGMVSRQGLLDLAMSLDQIGAFGNDTSAIALMLDTIVGYDPCDCTTFKKPTTEFIDDINTTSLENTTVGVVNEFTEVTDDKINAVVNKQIDNMIDLGAEIKELSFNDVSLGLPTYYLINYVEFFSATRKYDGREYGERIEEVCGDEVARRLEIGSYISQKEFSGKYYNKAQKARSLIRNDFSELLNGVDVIAGPTVPKLPHKIGEEISTMDMYAYDVLTVLANITGIPASSMNAGDVDGIPVGLQLQAKPKDDHKILATMSALEN